Below is a window of Salvelinus sp. IW2-2015 linkage group LG35, ASM291031v2, whole genome shotgun sequence DNA.
TTTCAGAGCCTGTGTTTCTGCTGCTATGCTTCTAAATGACCACTAGGTGGAGATCTGaagcaatagaaaacaggtcaacaAACCATGTGTCTCTCAGAAATGATCCTGATTAAAAAATACTTTGTATAAGAGCTCATCTTCCAACAGTGAAGATATTGATCCTCAATAAAATCACTAAAACACTAACATATCAGTTGTCATGAAGTTTAGTACAGTGTGGTTTAtgcaaatatataatttttttatgtacTAGAATGATCTAATCTGAGATCAAAGGCACAATGAGCTAAATAGATAAACTGATATACACAAGTATATACGGGCCTATAGACATACAATATCAGTTTCTattattacaaaatatatattacataATGATGCTAAATACAACATATCCTCACTTCTGCACTTactttttatgtattatttaacctttatttaactaggcaagtcaattaagaacaaattcttatttacagcctACCccgcccaaaccctcccctaacccggacgacgctgggccaattgtgcgccgccctatgggacaatGTCTTACAGTGTCATACATTTGAGATGATGTTATCTGTGGATTTTGCCAaaccagtaaaataaataaaaaataatccaaAGCTCTCAAATATCATCTTTAGTAGCCTAATCATGGTATTTGGCTTTTGACAAAGAGAAAATTGGACTCGCAAAATGTGAACACTATCGCAAAAGACTTCCTTAGGCCTGGAGTGCAtcttttaaagtggaaattcAATCTCAAATAAGTAATATATCCCATTGATAGAGACAGTTTATTTTTCACTGTGGAATTAGCTTTATCTTTTTTTCCCTCGATGAGTCTCAAGCTTTCTGCCTCTTCTCACCTCTCCATTTTTCCCCACCTCTCCCTTAGCCTTTGATCCAACGATGTACTGCATCAAGCTTCCATctaccatctctccctcttccccctctctctctcacccctcccccccAGTGTCCCCCAggccctcctcctctaccccttcTGTAGAGTAGTGCACCACAGTTTGGTGTCGGTTTCTGGAGGGAGCGTCCCCAAAAAGCAGCCCACAGTCCTCACAAGTGTACAGCTGAGCCCTCCCTTCCCTGCTACTGCCCGGTTCTGCTCTCCTGGAGGGGATCTTCACACTGCTAGACTGGAACTGGAGCTCTTTGTCTGAGGTTACAGTCAGACCTGACCCTGGAGGAGCACGGAGAGACCCAGGGGAAAGGATTTTGGTCGGGGCAGGAGTAATGCTGGAGCTCACGTCAGTATGMGGGTTGTTGCGTAACCTGTTTGGATTGGCACTGGGGCGTTCCACAGCAGCTGAGCTGRCTAGACTCTGTCTCCCCCTATGGGACCCACCGGCTCCTCCACCCCCGCCCATATCTGACACCATCCCATGGACAGTGCGCTGGTGGAAGCGGATGCCGGAGCGGTTGGAGAAGCCCTTCCCACAGAGGCTGCATACAAACGGCCGTTCCCCGGTGTGGATCCTTGTGTGGATCTTCAGTGCCCCCGACTGAGTGAAGCACTTCCCACACTGGGTGCAGCGGTAGGGCTTCTCACCTGTGTGGGTCCTTTGGTGGGCCCGGACCCCGGCCAGGTGGGGGAAGCCCCTCCCACAGTAGGRGCAGGCATAGGGTCTCTCCCCAGTGTGAATGCGCCGGTGGATCTTCAACGCTCCCGACTGGCTGAAGCTCTTGCCGCAGTCAGGGCAAGAGTAGGGCCGGGCGCCGGTGTGTACYTTGAGGTGGATGCGGAGGTTGGAGTGGGAGTTGAAGGCGCGCCCGCACTCGGTGCACAGGAAGCCGCCGGCCTTGTGAGCGTGCTGGGTGCGCTGGTGCTGTAGCAGCTGAGAGGGTCGGGGGAAGGAGGCTGTACAGTGCATGCATGGGTGTAGGGTGGGGGACACTGTGGTCACCCCTCCAACATGGTTCTGGGGGGGTTTGTGTACCTGCTGGTGGCAGAGGAGATGGGAGCAGGAGGGGAAGGAATGCTGGCAGGACAGGCAGGCGAAGGTGCCAGGGGCCAGGCCAGGGTGGGAGTGGTGGTGGGGCAGGCAGGTGGTAAGGGggcagtggtggtggtagtgggtgtGCGTCTGGGAGAATGGAAAGTCTGCTGCCCCCTGATGGTGGTGCAGTAGCTGGGTGCAGGTCTGGAAGCCCCGGCGGCAGCAGAAACAAGGGAAGGTGGGGATTTGGGGCAGGGGGCTTGGTGAAGAAGTACCCTGGTTAGTGGGAGTGGTAGGGGCTGGGCTGGGGCTCTGGGTGCTGGTCTCCTTGTCCTGACTCTGGGGCTGACTGAGCTCTGGGCTGTAGGTGCTGCTGGGCTCGGGCTGTGAGGACACAGTGCCTCTGGGCTTTATGGtctggaaggaggaagaggaggaagagtaggGGCAGCCAGGGCAAGTGCAGGTATGGTGCTGAGCTGTGTACAAGTSGGGGAAAAGACAAAAGCAAGAAAATACATGTATTATAATGCCAGACAAGCCGTTACCTACGAAAACTAAATCTGTTTCCTTAGTATTCCCTGTCCTTTCTTATTACTCCACAATGTTCTCCACTCACCTTGTCCACTGACGTCTCCGTCTCTGGCCTCTCTAATGCTCTCTGCCTGGGCCTGTCTGGGCTGGGCTGAGCCTGGGGCTGCTGGTGGGGCGTCTTTTAGCCCCAGAGCCCCCCCAGAGACCATCAGGTCTCCAATGAACTGGTGCATCTCAAACCAGGAGCATGGGTCATGCTGGGTGGGGGGAAATTAAGAGGGAGGATAGGTGTCAATTGTAAATAGCAATGAGATTGCTTATACTACAACATATTTAATTTGTGACTTACATATACATTAGCAACAGTTATCAGTTTTACAAATATTTAAactgtattatatatttttttacaataatacttttttttttaaatccaagacTGCTTTTTGGTATTTTTAAAAATTATGGATACAAATAGGCTACACAATCATACTCTCACTTCTTCAAAACGTGCATTTTATTGACAGGCCTATATACTTACGCTCACAGCGAACTTGTCTTTGTCCATGTAGAATAATGTGTACAGTTATACGAAGTTTTTGCCGTCTGTTCCGTTTCATCAGCCTACATTGCTCGAAGCAAGAGAAAGGAATTTGAGCTACGTAACCCAACCGTCTTCCGATCGACACTGAAAGGGATATCTATTGCAAACTGTTGTGTGTTCTTACGCCCGCCACATTTCCCTACTTGTGTTATCTGCGCCGGATTTGACAAATTATTTCCGGGCTTTCTTACCATGTGACAATATTTGTAGTCTTTTCTTCAACCGAGCTCTGTACTGCGCGCATTAGCACTATCCAACTGTCTCAAGGAGGTAGGCCTATATAATTATAGACCTACCTAGCCGAGTTAATAATTtattaacatttcaaaatgcaacaCTGGAATTACAACGCTTTGGTTAAATGTTAGGTTATGTTATATTAAGATTTATATCAGTGTGTTTACAATTAGATACACTTACCATAGTGGCTTCCCTACTTCCTCTCCAGCACTCAAGAGTGTTCTGTATAGGTCAATGAAAGAAGGCTTTCCAAGAAAACCCCTTCATACCATTCCGATACGTTGATCTTTATTTGTATCCTTTAAGATCCCAATTTCAGAACAGAATGTTTTAAACTCTACAAAACACTGTAACCATTCAGTTGAAGTTGGGGTAAGACATTCAACGTGATAGAAAAAGATATACAAGTCAATTTAACATTATAAATTGGACAGCACATATATCTTGCATATTTTACCCATTATGGAACTCAAATCAAACAAAAACCGAGCTGCTGAGAAACATTTCTCAGAAAGTTGACAGTACATTAAATCCTGGCTCCCAAACATTCTCCATCAGTACCTGAATAAGAAACCTTGGCGACTGAAGTCCCATACAGCAGCTTATATAGAATAGAAACTACAAAAATTACAAGGACATTCAATTGAAGACTAACTAGACAacctataacaaaaaaaacaaataagttATATTGGTATAGTCAAATAGATATGGAGTGTTTGGAAATGTGTGCGGTAACACTGGAAGAAGTGCATGATCCTATTGCCAGCATACGCAACTACTGTAATATAGAAAACAATAGCCACTATTTACCCCAATCTCAATCTCTTGCCACACAGTAAGCAGCTAACAACAAGGATTGTTAGCTCGCTCAGTAAGCACTAGCGGGTACATTAAACATAGACATTGCAAGTCTTCAATAGCTAACAAAAAAAATCATTGGAATACAGGAAAACAACCAAATCCCGAGGGCAAATTAATGTAGAGGCATGGTTTATCAAAATCACCACTAATTCACTAAATGTGTTGCTATTATGATTTAATAACAAGCCTAGTATGAATTGTTTTACATTAGGCTTGGTTATATTGTCCTCTGTTCCTCGGGCCATTAAAAAGCAGCCTAATTAACATTGTTGTCAGCAATCTTACTTTTCACTCTGTAAAGTACTGCCCTTATAATAAACAGTCGTGTAGGGCTCTAGGCTTTTCCCTTGTCCTTAGTGACCTTCGTCTTTTACATGGTGGTGAGGTGGGAGGAGaaaggatgggagaggaggggagctgGGTCTCTGGGTTATGGGCTGTGGGTTCATCAACAGGTGTGTCAGACTTCTCCGTTccatcctcctcccctttcctctcctccgttccatccttctcctccgttccatccttctctttcctctcctccgttccatcctcctcccctttcctctcctccgttcCACCCTTCTCCTCCGTTccatccttctctttcctctcctccgttccatccttctcctccatccaccttctcctttcctctcctccgatccagccttctcctctttcctctcctccattccatccttcctctccattcctctcctcccttttcctctcctcgtTCCATCCTCTCTCGATCCaaccttctctttcctctccctccgttccatccttctcctcttcctctcctccgatccatccttctcctccgatccatccttctcctcttcctctcctccgttccatcctctcctccgATCCATCCTTCTCCTCCGATCCATCCTTctgctctttcctctcctccgatCCACCCTCATCTGCTTTCCTTTCCTCTGTTGCTCCATCCTTCTCGCCCCTCTAGCTCCTCCTCTACACAGTCTCCTTCCATGTTCCTCTCATCTGCTTTCTCCGCAAATCACAACTGGCTGGGTTCCTCCATTCAACCTCAAGTCGAGCACACAGCCTGGGTGCCCCCATCCCATCTCAAGTCCAGCCCAATCTGGCTCAATCTTTCCTCTCAATGCTGTCAGCGGGCTGTACGAACAGAAGTCTGAGCTCTGTGTTCCACTGTCAGCCTCTAGAAACAGTGGTTCCTGCTTTATCTGGACTAAGCCCGAATCATTTTGGAGTGCAAAGAGCTGACTGACTCGATTTTCAGCTGATTCACTGGATCCACTTTGGCAGTGTTCTTCTGTTTGACGGTCAGGAGCTGGGTGTTGACGGGACTCCCGGCTTTGTTGCCTTCTTCATTTGAGACTGAGCTGTTCCATCATCTCTACTGTCATTTTGCCTGTCTTCATCTCCACTCCTTCTCCATTTCCCCCTTCTGAGCCATAGCCTCCATTTTAGCGATCCCCCTGGCTCCCTCTTACTCTGAAAGACTATCCCCTTTTTATCACCTGTTAAACTTGTGAATACTTCTTCCTCAGTCTCCTCTGCAAACCCAGGGTCTCTCGGTTCAGTCTTGACTACAAGGTTAGCAGGAGGAGTGGAGCAAGTCGACTTGTTAGACAGATCAAGAGGTAGTATATTAGCAGGCTCCTGTTCGTAGTCAACTGTCTTTAAAGCCAGATCCAGCGGGGCATCAGAGGAGTAGCGCCGGTTTGCCCCTGCAATGAGGCTCAGACCCGGCTCAGAGGTAAACCTGGACTGGCACAGCACCGGAGGAGGGGCCCCTGGATTTGGTGCTGGGTTGAGTACCTTCCACTGGGGCTGGGTGCCTGAGAGGGCTGGAAGCTGGGGGGTGGAGGATGGGCCAGAGAGGCCAGAGGCCAGAGGGGTGTTGGCAGGGACAAACATGACCAAGGACACCCCAGGAGGCGGCTGTTTGTCCAGGCTGAGCTTCCACAGCCCCTTAGTGGGTTGGTCAGGGCTCACCACGCGGACAGTAGTGGTGTTATGGACTCCCATAGTGACTCTGGCAGGGGCAGAGCCTGGCATTCTTATCAAAGTAGGAAGTGGTGCTGACACTTGTCTCTCTGGTTTCTTCACAGGAGCAGGGAGATGCCTTGGAGCGAGCTGGGGTAGGGGTTTGGAAGGAGCAGCAGGGGGGTCCTTCCGTGGTTTCTTTGGAGCCATCTGCACAAAGAGAGAGTTACAACAGTGAACAGAGAGCTACTTGTACCCTTCTCTATCCAATCCAACTTAAACTAAAATAATATGAAAATAATTTTATTCCAAAGAGCCATATACAGTGACAAACATATATCAGTGTATTGCAACAGTCCTTAGGGAGGTAACCCATACTCACCACAGGAGGGGGTTTGCGTCCACAGTCCTTGAGGTGGCTCTCGTAACCCTGCTGGTGAGGGAAGCCCAGGCCGCAGTTCTTACACAGACAGGGCCTCGACCCTGCGTGGCCCCCCATGTGTGACATCAGCATCAAGGCCGAGCGGAAGCCCTTGCCGCACTCGGAACAGGTCATCACCCTCTGGTGGGCCCCGGCGTGATTCTTCAGCTCGTCAGCCGTGGAGAAGGCCTGGCCACACTCCATACAGCGGATCTCATCCCCCTTGGTCCCCTGCTGGCCCCAGCAGCCCGTCTCCCTCTTGTGCCTCTGGAAGTCGTTGTGGCTCTGGAAGACGCCCAGGCATGCCACGCAGTGGAGCCGCTCCGGCTCACACTCGTGCTTACGATAGAGCCTGGCCAGGCGGAAATGTGCGCGGCACTGGATGCAGGTGTAAGGCAGCAGGCCCAGGTGGGAGAAGCTGTGCTTGAGGAGGGCATTCTTGCGGCTGAAGTTCATGGGGCAGTCMGTGCAGCGATAGCTGCGGACACAGCCCCGCTCCTTGTGGCGGCGGAGAGAGCGGCGCAGGCGGAAGCGGCGGCAGCACTGCAGACACACGTGGTCCGCCAGCTCGCGCTTGTGCTCCTCCAGGTGCTCCTCAcacttggtcaggcaggtgaagATGCGCTTGCATGCGTCACACTCATAGAACTCCTTCTCAAAGTGGGACTTGGCTAGGTGGTCCTTCAAACCCTGCTCAGAATCGAAGCCCTTCAGGCAAACACGGCAGCGAAGCTGTACGGGTGGGACTGAGGTCTGGGGCTGGGCGTGCGTCCGCAGGTGGGAGCGGTAGTTGGCCAGCTGACAGAAGCGCTTGCCACACTCGGCACAGCAGTAGGGGCGTGCCCCTGTGTGCAGGTTCATGTGCTCCTGGAGCTGGAAGCTGGAGGAAAGGACGAGGTCACAGACGCTACAGCGGTGTTCGCCTGAACCTCCAGGCTCTGCTTCTGAAAGGTAGAGGGGGAAGGAGGTTAAAGGTCCAGCACAGTCAAAACGTTTTCAGGAAATgtatgatatttggatgaaaccagatcaaactAGGATACCTAAAGTGACTGTTGCTTCTTCATTGATAAAAGTTTGATCATAAaattactggtcccctccccagTGTCAAACACCAGGATTCAAGAGGTGGGAATATTAAGGGCATTTGTGACATCACAAAATCTAAAATTTGAATACACCAATGGTATTGTCATATTCTCTTACCTCGTTTAAATAAgtaccgccttgtaaccaacaATTGCAGAAGGGTGTTCGCAGAGGGGCGTGGTTTACATAGCTAGGTAACTagtctactggtgccaaaatttgactATACTGTATTTGCTGACACAGTGCAATTAGAGGTTTCCCCTATTCATCTAAGGCAAAGATACTTAGAGGTTTCTGCTTTCTTCTGTGTCTTGTGTTAgctagtagctggctagctaggtcttcagccagcatgaaACAAAAGCGGGGGAAGGGTTGCAAAGAACTCAGACGCAGTTGTCATGTCATTACATcaagagacatgccaaatggAAGATTAATACAAGCTTCTTGACATTGATAGCAGAGGTGTGGACTGGAGTCACATGCTGTACAGCTAGCTATAGGATCGGATGCAGAGCAAACATGCAGCTCCAAAAATGTTTggtgatcaagaatattaactgtttactttgcaagctcaccagcaatggggcTTCAAGCAActaacataggcctactggtctCTTGGTATGTCAATATTGCTTGAAATTAATAATTTacttgcatttggaatttgttgttcaAATGAATAATTACATAATCAAAATATGTTAGAGACAAAATAATGAACAGGACTGTCTGGTAGCCTCAAGAAATAGACAAAGACttgtagttgaacaagtcattgcatgcatagattttttttatcttGACGTGCGACTCGACTAGCTCTTAGAACGCACGACTTGGACTGGACCCAACCCGTTCTACATGGGACTCAACTTGAGAATCGgaccttgtgacttgagacttgcaACACGAATAATAATGACTTGGTTCCACCTCTGACAGACAGTCATGACATATGAATATTGTCTGGTAGTCAAtatacagagtgtacaaaacattaatattgagttgcaccccttttgccctcagaacagcctcaattcgtcggggcatggactctacaagttgtcgaaatGGTTCCAATGGGATGCAggcccatgttgaatccaatgcttcccacagttgtgtcaaggtggctggatgccctttgggtggtggtccattcttgatacacaggggatACTGTTGAGCGTAacaaactcagcagcgttgcagttcttgacacaaaccggtgcgcctgggaCCTACCCCGTtgtaaaggcacttaaatcttttgtcgtCTCGCCTATTCaacctcaatggcacacatagaaaatccatgtctcaattggccAGTGGAGTAAAAAAAACGCATAATTATCAGTTCCATTTAGTCAGCATATAAAACAGTTTGGCCAGGCCAAATATAAACACATTCCTTTtttcttgaaacattaatatctcatcgcctattgaaacctGGGCTACCTACTTTACTCGTAACATTACTAACTTTTACTTGCAAATATTTCTCAGAACTTTGTCAGAATTTCCTTGACTGCCTGCTAGGGAAGAGTGGGGGAAATGTTTGGAAAGTTGCACGCTCACTATTAGTATGGGGAGACCATGGGAAATTGTAAaatcctttatatatatatatatatatatattgtagacATGTTTGCACAGTGGGGAACCTATTGGACCTTCAGTGTATTACAGGCTTTAgatgctgaaaggacagcaactgtAATACCAGCACATGTAGTggagtgcactttttgtaaaacacaaaagggcgagtagtgtagtggaggctatacgCAGGTATAAACCCTGTACCCACTTTTCTTTCAGTGGGCATTGCCGAtcctcacttcttaatccccacttATACGTATCAAAGCAATGTAGTGGAGGTGTACGACTTAACAATTAAGCagtacaataaaaaaaagtatgtaaagTAGTCTACACAAATCACAAAGCATGTGGAATATATTCAAATGCACGCTACTCAGAGCCTAGTTTCAGcagaatatcatctgcaggcagcaaaagcacgcagctctcaactggttgtggcatggagcagctctcaactggttgtggcatggagcagctctcaactggttgtgGCATGGAGCAGCTCTCAAACTGGCTTGTGGCATGgagcagctctcaactggttgtggcatggagcagctctcaactggttgtgGCATGGAGCAgttcacagaagaatgacatcggtagccggTAGTGTTGGTAGGAAAGAAGGTTAAACTTATCTACCAATAAATAAAATGGAAAATGggtatgcaaataaggtattgaAAAAGGTTTGGTCCGAAgtcttggttagtaggctattagtgatgaaactggctcatgaggaccgccacaggaaaggaagacccagagttacctctgctgcagaggataagttcattagagttaccagcctccgaaattgcagcccaaataaatgtttcacagagttcaagtagcagacacatctcaacagcaactgttcagaggagactgtataaatcaggccttcatggtcgaattgctgcaaagaaaccactactaaaggacaccaataagaagaagagacttgcttgggacaagaaacacgagcaatggacattagaccggtggaaatctgtccaaatttgtcagacgcagagtaggtgaacggatgaactccgcatgtgtggttcacaccgtgaagcatggaggaggaggtgtgatggtgctttgctggtgacactgtcagtgatttatttagatttcaaggcacacttaaccagcatggttaccgcagcgatacgccatcccatttggtttgtgcttagtgggacgataatttgttttcaacaggacaatgacccaacacacatccagactgtgaaagggctatttgaccaataaggatagtgatggagtgctgcatcagatgacctggcccccacaatcacccaacctcaacccaattgagatggtttgggatgagttggactgcagagtgaaggaaaagcagcaaacatatgtgggaactccttcaagactgttggaaaagcattccaggtgaagctggttgagagaatgtcaagcgtgtgaaaagctgtcatggcaaagggtggctactttgaataatctaaaatatattttgagttgttgaacacttttttggttactaaactcagcaaaaaaggaaaagtccccttttcaggacccggtctttcaaagataattcgtaaaaatcaaaataacttcacagatcttcattgtaaagggtttaaacactgtttcccatgcttgttcaataaaccataaacaattaatgaacatgcacctatggaacggtcgttaagacacaacaGCTTCCAGACggtagcaattaaggtcacagttatgaaaacttaggacactaaagaggcctttccattgtatgatttttaagtaattaatttgcattttattgcatgacataagtatttgatacatcagaaaagcagaacttaatatttggtacagaaacctttgtttgcaattacaagatcatatgtttcctgtaggtcttgaccaggtttgcacacactgcagcagggattttggcccactcctccatacagaccttctccagatccttcaggtttcggggctgtcgctgggcaatacggactttcagctccctccaaagattttctattgggttcaggtctggagactggctaggccactccaggaccttgagatgcttcttacggagccactccttagttgccctggctgtgtgtttcgggtcgttgtcatgctggaagacacagccacgacccatcttcaatgctcttactgagggaaggaggttgttggccaagatctcgcaatacatggccccatccatcctcccctcaatacggtgcagtcgtcctgtcccctttgcagaaaagcatccccaaagattaataattccacctccatgcttcacggttgggatggtgttcttggggttgtactcatccttcttcttcctccaaacacggcgagtggagtttagaccaaaaagctctatttttgtctcatcagaccacatgaccttctcccattcctcctctggatttccagatggtcattggcaaacttcagatgggcctggacatgcgctggcttgagcaggggggatcttgcgtgcgctgcaggattttaatccatgacggcgtagtgtgttactaatggtttgctttgagactgtggtcccagctcacTTCAGGTCATTGatcaggtcctgccgtgtagttctgggctgatccctcaccttcctcatgatcattatgccccacgaggtgagatcttgcatggagccccagaccgagggtgattgaccgtcatcttgaacttcttccattttctaataattgcgccaacagttgttgccttctcaccaagctgcttgcctattgtcctatagcccatcccagccttgggcaggtctacaattttacccctgatgtccttacacagctctctggtcttggccattgtggagaggttggagtctgtttgattgagtgtgtggacaggtgtcttttatacaggtaacgagttcaaacaggtgcagttaataaaggtaaatgagtggagaacaggagggcttcttaaagaaaaactaacaggtctgtgagagccggaattcttactggttggtaggtgatcaaatacttacgtcatgcaataaaatgcaaattaattacttaaaaatcatacaatgtgattttctggatttttgttttagattccgtctctcacagttgaagtgtacctatgataaaaaattacagacctctacatgctttgtaagtaggaaaacctgcaaaatcggcagtgtatcaaatacttgttctccccactgtatgtgagaatgctattaattgactacagacagcgttcaacaccatagtgccctcaaagctaatcaataagcaaaggatcctgggactaaacacctccctctgcaactagattctggatttcctgacgggccgcccccaggtggtaagggtaggtaacaacacatccgccatgctgatcctcaacacaggagcccctcaggggtgcttgctcagccccctgctgtactccctgttcactcatgactgcacaaccaggcacgactccaacaccatcattaagtttgccaatgacacaacagtggtaggcctgacctataggctgtctcgccgACAACAATGaaacaacctatagggaggaggtcagagacctggccgtgtggtgccaggacaacagcttctccctcaacgtgatcaagaccaaagagatgattgtggactacaggaaaaaaaggaccgagcacgcccccattctcatcaacggggctgcagtggagcaggttgagagcgtcaagctccttagtgtccacatcaccaacaagccAACATGGTcgaagcacaccaagacagtcgtgaagcgggcacgacaaaacctattacccctcaggagactgaaaagatttggcatgggtcctcagatcctcaaaagtttctacagctgcaccatcgagagaatcctgactggttgcatcactgcctggtatggcaactgctcggcctccgacagcaaggcactacagagggtagtgcgaacggcccagtacatcactggggccaagcttcctgctatccagaacttctataccaggcggtgtcagaggaaaaccctaaaaattgtaaaagactccagccacccttgtcatagactcttttctctgctaccacacggcaagcggtacaggagcaccaagtctaggttcaagaggcttctaaacagcttctacccccaagccataaggacttctgaacatctagtcaaatggctacccagacttttgcATTg
It encodes the following:
- the wu:fe05a04 gene encoding uncharacterized protein wu:fe05a04 isoform X2 is translated as MSDFTIDIQLTELGFPDILQPRETTCVKETPSPSASNNISPGSLANLQTPSSSLPPAALTPTAVDPELVSVDQLVSVDSQTASTVQQVASQTVPHITVTPNPSGPPETLTILCPPPPSTHKPVAVPHTSRPVSPILLPKSLVSGQSNSLHQNPKITKTVLISVSRVGAGTVLTTVPATSTPPVEHLRTIKNDSELPLADQTAMFQTTPKPVNTGKLGRAVTDKAEEEEPGEKIGGKGVFDDGKVQGPKEKVAEVAKSLEEDSEETDDSEVSENEDDDEEEEEEEELDPEAEPGGSGEHRCSVCDLVLSSSFQLQEHMNLHTGARPYCCAECGKRFCQLANYRSHLRTHAQPQTSVPPVQLRCRVCLKGFDSEQGLKDHLAKSHFEKEFYECDACKRIFTCLTKCEEHLEEHKRELADHVCLQCCRRFRLRRSLRRHKERGCVRSYRCTDCPMNFSRKNALLKHSFSHLGLLPYTCIQCRAHFRLARLYRKHECEPERLHCVACLGVFQSHNDFQRHKRETGCWGQQGTKGDEIRCMECGQAFSTADELKNHAGAHQRVMTCSECGKGFRSALMLMSHMGGHAGSRPCLCKNCGLGFPHQQGYESHLKDCGRKPPPVMAPKKPRKDPPAAPSKPLPQLAPRHLPAPVKKPERQVSAPLPTLIRMPGSAPARVTMGVHNTTTVRVVSPDQPTKGLWKLSLDKQPPPGVSLVMFVPANTPLASGLSGPSSTPQLPALSGTQPQWKVLNPAPNPGAPPPVLCQSRFTSEPGLSLIAGANRRYSSDAPLDLALKTVDYEQEPANILPLDLSNKSTCSTPPANLVVKTEPRDPGFAEETEEEVFTSLTGDKKGIVFQSKREPGGSLKWRLWLRRGKWRRSGDEDRQNDSRDDGTAQSQMKKATKPGVPSTPSS
- the wu:fe05a04 gene encoding uncharacterized protein wu:fe05a04 isoform X1, encoding MVIVGTMSDFTIDIQLTELGFPDILQPRETTCVKETPSPSASNNISPGSLANLQTPSSSLPPAALTPTAVDPELVSVDQLVSVDSQTASTVQQVASQTVPHITVTPNPSGPPETLTILCPPPPSTHKPVAVPHTSRPVSPILLPKSLVSGQSNSLHQNPKITKTVLISVSRVGAGTVLTTVPATSTPPVEHLRTIKNDSELPLADQTAMFQTTPKPVNTGKLGRAVTDKAEEEEPGEKIGGKGVFDDGKVQGPKEKVAEVAKSLEEDSEETDDSEVSENEDDDEEEEEEEELDPEAEPGGSGEHRCSVCDLVLSSSFQLQEHMNLHTGARPYCCAECGKRFCQLANYRSHLRTHAQPQTSVPPVQLRCRVCLKGFDSEQGLKDHLAKSHFEKEFYECDACKRIFTCLTKCEEHLEEHKRELADHVCLQCCRRFRLRRSLRRHKERGCVRSYRCTDCPMNFSRKNALLKHSFSHLGLLPYTCIQCRAHFRLARLYRKHECEPERLHCVACLGVFQSHNDFQRHKRETGCWGQQGTKGDEIRCMECGQAFSTADELKNHAGAHQRVMTCSECGKGFRSALMLMSHMGGHAGSRPCLCKNCGLGFPHQQGYESHLKDCGRKPPPVMAPKKPRKDPPAAPSKPLPQLAPRHLPAPVKKPERQVSAPLPTLIRMPGSAPARVTMGVHNTTTVRVVSPDQPTKGLWKLSLDKQPPPGVSLVMFVPANTPLASGLSGPSSTPQLPALSGTQPQWKVLNPAPNPGAPPPVLCQSRFTSEPGLSLIAGANRRYSSDAPLDLALKTVDYEQEPANILPLDLSNKSTCSTPPANLVVKTEPRDPGFAEETEEEVFTSLTGDKKGIVFQSKREPGGSLKWRLWLRRGKWRRSGDEDRQNDSRDDGTAQSQMKKATKPGVPSTPSS